The window ATGGCAAACATCCTTTTTTTAGATAACATTGATTCATTTAGTTACAATTTAATAGATCAATTAAGATACCAACAAAATCATGTAGTAATCTATAGAAACACTGTAAAAATACAAACTATTAGTAATACTTTAAAAATTTTAAAAAATCCTATAATAATACTTTCTCCAGGACCAGGTCATCCTCAAAATGCTGGATGTATGCCTGAAGTCATACATACATTTAAAGAACAATTTCCTATCATAGGTATCTGTTTGGGATATCAAGCTTTAATAGCAGCACACGGGGGAAAAATAACAACAATTAAAAATATTAAACATGGAAAAGTTTCTTCAATCCAACATGATAACAAATACATGTTCATAAACATGCCTAATCCACTCTCTGTGGCTAGATATCACTCTTTAGCATGTAACACAAACACCTTTCCTAAAACATTAACTATAAACGCTTATTATAACGATTTAGTAATGGCTTTTAGAAATAACAAAAAAAAAATATGTGGATTTCAATTTCATCCAGAATCTATACTAACAGTACAAGGCTCCCAATTAATGCAACAAACATTAATATGGGCATCCAAAAAAACATCAAAGGACACTATAAAAATATGTGCGAAATAATTTTAGCAATCATAGAATTAAAAAAAGTATTATTAAATCCTATTCATAGCACTGTTCTACAATCTTCAATGCAACAAGAAATTTACAAGTTAATATGGGCAACAAAAAACCTATGGGAAACATTTATCAAGTAGTACTTTCTAGAAAATTTTTAATACCTTGCCCTTCCCCATTAGCAGCATATGATCAACTAAAAAATAACAACCCTAGCCCTTACATGTTTTTTATGCAAGATACTAATTTTACTTTATTCGGAGCATCTCCAGAAAGCTCATTAAAATACAACCCAAAATCTAGAAAAATTGATATTTATCCC is drawn from Buchnera aphidicola (Nipponaphis monzeni) and contains these coding sequences:
- a CDS encoding aminodeoxychorismate/anthranilate synthase component II; protein product: MANILFLDNIDSFSYNLIDQLRYQQNHVVIYRNTVKIQTISNTLKILKNPIIILSPGPGHPQNAGCMPEVIHTFKEQFPIIGICLGYQALIAAHGGKITTIKNIKHGKVSSIQHDNKYMFINMPNPLSVARYHSLACNTNTFPKTLTINAYYNDLVMAFRNNKKKICGFQFHPESILTVQGSQLMQQTLIWASKKTSKDTIKICAK